Below is a genomic region from Cottoperca gobio chromosome 24, fCotGob3.1, whole genome shotgun sequence.
AGTCAATCAAAACGTTTGCCTGGCACTAAATGCGCCCCTGACTACTCACAAATCATCTGCGTGTTAAAGACGCTGTAACTAAGGTTTATTTGTGCATGTGGACAGCGAAGGAGTCGGACTCTTGATGGTACTGAACTGATCTGTACACTTATATTTTTGGTACTTCTGACCAAAtcatgttccttttttaaataaataaataaataaataaatcgcATGACTTTGtgtaaattaattcaaatgttccgtgtctgctggatgtgttaaTAAGCATTTGACAAATGatgtttcacacattttataaGAATATatcagcttgtttctgctgccaagAAGTAGACCAACAGTTATAGCGGGGTTAACTTAACACGGCTGAAAAGCAATGCTTCACCTGTAACCCCCATCTAAGTGTGATGTACAAGATGGTGCTGAGGCGAGGAGCTAAACCACCGGaggtcacaaaaacaacaatgttcAGGAGTTGTTATTCtgattccacacacacacacacacacacacacacacacacacacacacacacacacacacacacacacacacacacacacacacacacacacacacacacacacacacacacacacacacacacacaccaaaagtCTGTCATCAGGACTTCATTAAATTGAACATGACAACCTGTGCAACCATCAGCTCActgcttctgtgttttgtttggacaGGTTCAGGGAAGTTATGCAGGCCAATGAGCCCGAGGTGCAGGAGGTGTCCGGCCTGTTTCGCTCCATCCTCCTGGAGGTCCTGGATCACCTGAAGGAGGAGCAGGATGCGCAGCGGCTCGCCAACCAGTGGAACAACAAACGTGCCATGAGCATGTCCTCTCGTGAACTTCAGGTCCCGGATCAAGATCAACCCGTTCGGGAGCACAGTGGGCCTGACCTCCAGGGTGACCGACGGGACGGCGTTGAGCGACCTCAAAACCGTGTCGGAGGATGTGGAGAAAGGGACGGAGCAGTCGCAGAGGGCGTGGAGCATGCCTGACTTCAGATACAAAGGGACCAGCAGCAGTAAGGTTATATGATGTGCGGCGTTCACAGGACAGTGACGGTGGGACAGATGCTGATCTCCAGGACGCTCTGCTGCAGTATGTCCACTTTGCACCTGGCAAGGCCGGACGAATCCACCCATCCTCTCTCTTATCAGTATGAGACCAATTAACATTTGGTCCATTTACCTTCACACCTAAAAAGGGCCATGTCAGGTGTTTTTCTAAGATACTCTGTAACTTGACAGCCTTCTTTTGGACTTGAAACCGTTTTAACTTTGCGTAAGATTATCTTGCAGTAATGCGTCTTAAACTTTGTAGACATTGGCATTTAAGCATTGAGAGCTTTTTCTTGTAGGACTGAAATGTACGTCATTTAAAGGCTTTCTCGACTCCTAAATGCTGCAGGAACGAATTAAATATGTTGGTGTTGTGACGTCACGCAACACAAAATCTCTGCAGAGGTGACGATCTTTTCTGCCAGAATGTTTTGCATGAGATTGATGTATACGTTGTATGTACAAACACAAGTTATGGCTAACAGTCAACGCTCAACATTAACTCCATTCAGAAGGCGAGCCATGCGCTCACTCTACAAActgctttgttttgtaaacTCACACTTAATTCATCATTCAAGGTCAGCAAACGGAAAGCTTTCCTTCTGCTCTTCACCTGCAAGAGGgcgtgaaaaaaaaaaaaaggaaaaaaaagacgCAAAGAAATGATCACTAAATTTTACTAGAGCTTAGTGAGTTAAGTAAAATCTTTCCAgctgtttatttactgtttattttccGTTTGTCACGCATCAGAATTCAACAATACAGGTTGAACAGGTTTACTCCATCATCCATATAAAGCTTTCAGCTGGATTGATACAGGGGGGACTAAGTGATTgtagtattttatatttcaatttaataaaaatgactCATGACAGAATTGTGGGGAATGAATGTTATGAATAagacagtaataataataatacagttaccATCAAACCACGCAGAGTCCATTCTCatatcattttaaacaaaatgtacacattaaaTATCAGCACACGCTGATAACACAGTGGCTCTCACAGCCAACACTTACTTTGGAAACATAACGGTTAGTTATCTACAAAAAGGAATAAATGTACGGGCAGTCCTACGTGTGGTACGGGTTGACATGAATGATGGACAGAGCCAGCAGGCtaacacaaatatttaaacctttaaaaggagaagtttgaaaatgaaaattaaCTGGGGGTGCGGAGTTAAAAAGTGAGcttaccagacctctgtagcctGCTCCTCATCTCTAGCATCTCGCTACTAGCATAGCACACCCGAATATCCGGCCGAACTGTCGGCagtcgagttgcattgtgggtaatgtaggtgtCTATTTTGACAAGGAAGACAAATGcgtgaaataaaaataaaagacaatatctCTGGTCCATTGTGAGTCCAAAGTGAGTGAAATGCTCAATCggagaagttttttttttttttaaagaggtgACCATATGTTCAAACCACAAACAAAGTTGAGAAGCCGATCGCCGGCAGTCACTGGACTTCATCTGATGTAGTTGGTTACAGATACAATGTTGTATGACACTGCTCGACATAAACGCTTCTCATATCACAAAAGCTTTCAGACTAAGCTGAAGAATTGGCCACCCGGGCGGTGCCACGGTGAGAACGAAGCTAGTGGTCTGGACGCATCTCACTACTTCACAGCAAGAGCTCCTTGGCTCTCCATCAGGCTCGGTGCTGCCCCTGCGTGTCGATGCAAGTCGTATTCATCATCTCTTTCTCAGAGAACACTGTTGTTTCTCCGAGTTGTTGTTTCCTGAGTTCTGTCCGAGCCCGAGCACCACTACTGCCGTCCCCAGAGGCATCACACGGTAGAGTTCAAGAAGTCAAGAAGTTGTGCTCGATTTTTATCccgcttaaaaaaaacaaacaacaaaaaggaaaataacaatCCATTCACAAACTATAAAGATACTATTAGTATTACTTGACAGCAAAAAGGTGCGATTacctgtttgtctttctttgacTTCTTTACTTTCATCTTTATCTTCTTTCCTGAAATCATGCTGAACTTGCCCTTTTTCTTGTCCTTCAAGtactgaaagaaaaaacaaatgtaagttCAAGGGGGctacaatacaaacaaaacatacaaacttaCATAAACTGTGATTACAAATGTAACTATGCATGTGCATATCATGCTAGCACATGTTGGGGCTAAAGTGTTCTAAAATGATCAAAATCACCACCCAATTcgattttttttataaaatagaaaatagaaagatCTGTGTGGTTTGGTGTGTTTTGGAACATAACATGTATTTTTGGTCACGCTGTTAAGAAAAGGATCTTTTGTCTCATGGGACCTTAATGGGCAGTTACCTTGGATATTTGAACAGGTCCCGcgttttcttctccttttactttcttgtcttttttacGTTTGTGTcgcttctctttcttccctttctgcTGCAGGATACAAACATAGGTTGGACTTAGTTTACATTTATGTTCCGTATTAAAATGTCACTTATTACTGAAACTTACTGTCAATTATAAATACACGAGATAAAATGCAGAAACTCACTTTTTTGGGctgtttttccattttccttttcttagACTGCTTTCTGGATTTACTACGGgagtctaaaaacaacaaaacacattgaATCAATTTATGGATATTGGTACTTGTATAATGATGTGAAAACATGACTTAATATGTGGATTAACAAAGCACACAATTCATAAAAACATACGGCATGAATAGATGAACACTTACCGCTACTGCTCGAGCTACTCCGACTGTGGCTGGATGAGTGTGAAGAACCCGATGAAGAAGAGGAcgatgaggatgaagatgacGAAGATGATGACGATGAACTGGAAGAGGACGACGAGGAAGATCTACTACGGCTGCGCTTACGCTTCGTTTTTTCTTGACCTGAATATACAgaagacagaaatacaaagatGACCCTTCTTTGGTAATTGCACATAAGATGACACTTGATTCTTATTGAGAGCAAGACGTAAGAAAACCTGCAGCTACTCGTCTACTTTGAAATTCTAATCTAAACCCAACTGACTAGTAAAATTGTCAAAATGGCGAGAGACTTTGGGGACAAACTACCAACTGTGACCTAATGCACCGATGATATTGAGTTCTTTAAGTCATTAttaaaaagcaaataataatacagggtttaaaataaagttttactcATTAACCACACACACGTTAAACCTAACTAAAAGCTTGTgaacaaaatatatgttttaagtCTGCTTTTAGAAGAAGTTGTAAACCTAAGTTTATGTTGTAGACAATAATAACAGggataatagtattattataagcGGCCTTGCCTGTGCTCCTTGATCTCCTCCTTTCATCTGTTCTGGAGCTAGAGCTGGACACCCTGGACTCCGCTTTAGTTGactagaaacagaaacaaataattaTGCAAAATGTATGAGTGTGAATGAAGTCATGACGTGACAGGAGAGTCTTTCATTGAAATCTGAGCGCTCCAGGAAGAAGGCGCTAGCTGTTCAAGTAACACACTGCAAAGTTATACCTAACCGTTTAAAATAGGTAATCTAATACATACAACCATGGCTTTGTTAAGAAACTTTTGGTTACTGTCTCAGAAAATATTGTTACCTTAGTTAATTGTCCTTTCTCTTGTGCTTAACGTTAACCGGGCTATGTTTACTATGCTAAAGCTAAAATGCTCTTTGAGCTATTAAATAATCTAATGCTGGTGAAAGATGAGGTTCTGTACTCACCATGGCCTCGGCAGAATACAGTTACTATATCACGTATGTATATACTGCCACTATAACCGCTGAAAAAAGGggtaaaaatatacatttattcgCAGGTATCGCTCGTAAATTAGCATTAGCCAGCACTCTTAGGAGACATTTTGTaacccatgatgcactgctgctagTACGTTCAAAACAAGGGAGGGAAACGGCCGACGAGCAGCGTCGCAGCGCCCCCAGTGGCGAGGAGAGGAACAACACGTAGCTGAGCGCAACAGGTGAGATAAAGATAAACTAAAATATACTAAATACATTTGGTTTCTGTTGAGGACTTTTAATCTCTAGCTGCTTCAAGTAACCACAAACCACCTGGGGAAAAGTTCAAACTGCAATGTTTCTTCACTTTCTAGAGTAACGTTATATAATGATTAACGTTACAGTTGTTTTTTATGCTAGGTAACGTCACAAACGTTACATATAAGTAAGCTTAGCTTAAATAAATGCAGCAGTTAATAATACCTTCGTAAAAGTTATGATCTTCAGTTTATTAATTAATGGGGATTTAGgaggtgtgtgttcagtgtctACCctaattaatatacatataaatataaatgggGTGGGCTAAAAGCTAACATCATGCCAATCATGTTCTCAAGTAAATTCATGGTTACCATGGTTACCAGAGTGATGAGCATGCGCAACGTGTGCTGAccaatatctatatatatgctCTATAAGTCTCTAGGTTTCTTTAATACATCTACATTTTACTGTTTGAAATTATACTGTTAACTATTCTGATAATGATATGTCAACCAATATTAgtgttttaaacataaacacataactAGTGCTGCAGCTAACAAATTATCTGcctattattttctctattaatccattaattgtttaatctataaaatcagaaaatattgaaactcatttctcagtttctcaaagtccgaggtgatgtcattaaatgtcttgttttgtcagtccaaagatattcagtttaattcgttatgaaacagaaaagtaaTAGATTTCCATTTTGAGAGTCTGAAGATAGCTTTTCCTGCCattacatgaaacatttaacgGTTAATAGATCATGAAAATAGATAGTGATTATTTTTATGTCACTCGACTAATCGATCCACTTATCATTGCAGCTCCACACAACATAATAAGCAAACATTTTTGAGAAAGATCCCTtaaatttgtattattgtgaCCAAGAtaaaatttgttttatgttgacCTGCAtctaaatgacctcaaacatatctttctAATTACACATATATGTTTATCCCAATATTTCTGTGATACGCTATTGTTGGCTGATGCATTGAGCTCTACTAATGGGCAATAACACAATCTGTACAGCTGATATTTATGAAATTGTCGATCGTTTTgtaggtatttggtcataaaccaaagtattggacaaattagaATTTGTCctgctggtggtgctagaggaaaagtcaggagatcacCAACGTTATTGCAATTCATCCTGAGGAGTACATGAATATCTGAACCAAATTTCATGTAATCAATCCAATATATCCATCTGGACTGTAATATAAATTACTACCACGAAAACATATAAACACTGGTAttgtacaaaaacatatttattatgacAGTATTAGTATATTATACAAATACGAGCACAGGCCCActgtataaaaatacaaaatcttGATGTGTTTCAGTGTTCTGGGCATCATACATCATTTGACAAaccaaaaatattgattaacaCTCGTGTATGTGTAGTCAGTTCCATTTAGTCCTGCAGTCctatatttaaaagaaacctATCATTCAGTACTCAGACACCATGCAGCTTAAAAAGATATTAAGAAGTAAGAAATGGCTGCTCTCTAAGAGGATTGTTGCAGGTGTGATGTTTCAAAActcagaatgaaaaaaaaacccaacagtAACTCACCTAAAGAGATTGAATggtaatttttttaatttatcatCACATTTCCACCTCATTTAAAAGCCATTTATGAATCAGTTTGTAAGTTCCTGTTGAATTATCCAGTACCAGTTGCTCTTTTATAGAATTGCAGGACTTTGATAAAACTGACCTTGTCAATCCATCTAAAAGCTAaactgtatgtacatgtgtgaatACATTGCATGTAAATAGAAAGCAAACGAAAAAATGGACTTCAGCTTGCCTAGAGACAACCAATCTAATGCTCAATGCATTCATCCTCATTGCATTAAAGACAATTGTACAGCTGCCATCAGATAGATAGACAATGGTAAGCAGTGGGAGATAAGCAATGCGAAGGTTTATTAGATGCAACATATCATACTACTATCCCTGCCCATGTCAGAGCCTCGCTGCTGGCTTCACACAGTCTGACTCTGACTCCTTGCAGAAGGACTGGGCTCCAGTGAggtgatgtgaagcagcagatcAAAGCAAGTGTAAGCCTTAGCAGAAATACATATGCCACGTGTAAggaaaaatgtatgaaaaagaaatacacactatactaatatcttaaaaacatgctttaatgctttttataatataaaaagaaaataaagaaaaaacctATGGAAGTGTATCAACAGTGAATCTATGCTGTGTTTTCATCACAActttcagtgtaaaaaaaaaaatccaaccAAACCAAAAATCCAATATAATTGAGAAATTGACATCTTTAGACGGTGAAGCTGTTTAAAGATGTCTTTCCTTCTTCAGCTCAGTGGACGGTGAGCAGATATTTAAACCTCTGCTTTGTTCTTTGAGTGATCGGCGTGAGCCAAGCTCTCCTCGttttcctcatcctcctcaggAACCTGGAAAACATGCAGCCCGCATTATTTGTCTGTAGCATATTGAAAGAGACCTAAAtaagacggggggggggggtttccttATGGACATCAAACATTTGTTGCCTTATGTGCTCGATCACATAGGTGGAGTTTACCAGCAGAGGATAAAACAAGCAGAGAGTTGGAATGAACACAGGAAGAACTCTTTTCTATGAATCCACTTCAAGTCTTCCACTACTTTAATAACTTAAAAAATGCTGGCAGTCAGACACTAGAGATAATATTTATGAATAATGGGATTTCTTACCTCCCAGTAAATAGAGTCATCGAAGCAGTTCTGGTCCGGAGGCTGGCCCCAGAACGGCAACTTCATTATTAAACCTTGAAGGAGAAAATGAATTGTTGGATCACTTTTAGGCTTTTTGCTAAATCACAAGAACCCTGGCCTTTTCCGCTGAGTGACAAACCCTGTGCTCAGGAATTTCAAGTGTCATGTCGCATTTAGGGTTTCATCTCCACTCACCTGTAACAGCACCTCCAACCAAAGCGAACCCGAGGGACGAAGCCAAGGCGGCAGCTTGCATGGCAGCGTCACctctgaagaggaggaggaggggggggagacaaACATGTAAGAGCTGACGTTTAACTGCATGAAATTACTTCAAAGCTTAATACagttatgtgtgtttttatatatatttatatatattattgaatgTGCATTTAAGATTTGTGGTTAGTAAAAATGGCCCTTAccctttttttttccccaaagCCACAGCCACAATACCAGCCAACCCGCCCAGGATGCCGGGCATGCCGTGCAGGTTGTGGACACCGCAGGTATCCTGGATGCCCAGCTTGGATGCCAGGATgggctgcagaggagagaacaTATCTCTTGTTGCAACCAAAGGAGTGTCTTTTTAAAAGGTGAAgcattttgatttaaataatgtGCCAACATATTACCAAAATAAGTAGGATTCCATCCAGAAATTGAATTAACTGATCgtttaaacaatacatttaaaatcagccttttttctttttttttttacacaattgATTTGACTTTCAACTCACAGTTAGGAACTT
It encodes:
- the rd3 gene encoding LOW QUALITY PROTEIN: protein RD3 (The sequence of the model RefSeq protein was modified relative to this genomic sequence to represent the inferred CDS: deleted 1 base in 1 codon); translation: MASWFSWNEPYTRSLRRDPADVVTDTLMLELSWQVKEAERQQKERENEYRRLQTGVDYSWLASTPRSSYSISTGESLGLEALCSKVPAPCCGLVILKFREVMQANEPEVQEVSGLFRSILLEVLDHLKEEQDAQRLANQWNNKRAMSMSLVNFRSRIKINPFGSTVGLTSRVTDGTALSDLKTVSEDVEKGTEQSQRAWSMPDFRYKGTSSSKVI
- the LOC115028854 gene encoding protein FAM133 isoform X2: MSTKAESRVSSSSSRTDERRRSRSTGQEKTKRKRSRSRSSSSSSSSSSSSSSSSSSSSSSSSSGSSHSSSHSRSSSSSSDSRSKSRKQSKKRKMEKQPKKKGKKEKRHKRKKDKKVKGEENAGPVQISKYLKDKKKGKFSMISGKKIKMKVKKSKKDKQRDKNRAQLLDFLNSTV
- the LOC115028854 gene encoding pinin isoform X1 produces the protein MSTKAESRVSSSSSRTDERRRSRSTGQEKTKRKRSRSRSSSSSSSSSSSSSSSSSSSSSSSSSGSSHSSSHSRSSSSSSDSRSKSRKQSKKRKMEKQPKKQKGKKEKRHKRKKDKKVKGEENAGPVQISKYLKDKKKGKFSMISGKKIKMKVKKSKKDKQRDKNRAQLLDFLNSTV